The Oncorhynchus mykiss isolate Arlee chromosome 30, USDA_OmykA_1.1, whole genome shotgun sequence genome includes a window with the following:
- the LOC110521689 gene encoding discoidin domain-containing receptor 2 isoform X5, producing the protein MSGGQIQDEDISASSQWSESTAARYGRLDFEEGDGAWCPERTVEPDSLKEFLQVDLRSLHFITLVGTQGRHAGGIGNEFAQMYKIKYSRDGSRWISWRNRQGNQVIEGNRNAYDIMLKDLEPPIIARFVRFMPVSDHSMNVCMRVELYGCEWLDGLVSYNAPAGEQMSLEGQPVHFNDSVYDGAVIYSMTEGLGQLTDGMCGLDDFTHSHVYNVWPGYDYVGWTNESFPNGYVEIMFEFDRTRNFTTMKVHCNNMFMQHIKAFRQVVCYFRSEADWEATPLSFSPVVDDVNPSARFITVSLANHMASAMKCHFYFADAWMMFSEITFQSDTAMYNTTLAPPKTGSGPPTSTQPGDDPTHKIDDSNTRILIGCLVAIIFILVAIIVIILWRQVWQKMLEKASRRMLDDELTASLSLQSETFAYSHNNPSSSSSSSAPSEQESSSTYERIFPLGPDYQEPSRLIRKLPEFSHSSEEAALTSTVVAVTASKAPTATFAQDGVPHYAEADIVNLQGVTGGNTYAVPALTMDLLSGKDVAVEEFPRKLLTFKEKLGEGQFGEVHLCEAEGMQEFMDEDFSFDISDNQPVLVAVKMLRADANKNARNDFLKEIKIMSRLKDPNIIRLLAVCICSDPLCMITEYMENGDLNQFLSRHEPEGQLALISNAPTVSYSNLCYMATQIASGMRYLSSLNFVHRDLATRNCLVGKNYTIKIADFGMSRNLYSGDYYRIQGRAVLPIRWMSWESILLGKFTTASDVWAFGVTLWETLTFCNEQPYSQLTDEQVIENTGEFFRDQKRQVYLPQPVLCPDSVYKIMLNCWRRNTKERPSFQDIHRALLESQA; encoded by the exons ATGTCAGGAGGGCAGATTCAGGATGAAGACATCTCAGCCTCCAGTCAGTGGTCTGAGTCGACTGCTGCTAGATACGGCag gttGGACTTTGAGGAGGGTGATGGCGCGTGGTGTCCAGAGAGAACGGTGGAACCAGACAGCCTGAAGGAGTTCCTCCAGGTAGACCTGCGCTCCCTCCACTTCATCACCCTGGTGGGCACCCAGGGCCGCCACGCAGGGGGCATCGGCAACGAGTTTGCCCAGATGTACAAGATCAAATACAGCCGTGACGGCAGCCGCTGGATCTCCTGGAGGAACAGGCAAGGCAACCAG GTCATTGAGGGGAACAGGAATGCATATGACATCATGCTGAAGGACCTGGAGCCTCCGATCATCGCCCGCTTCGTGAGGTTCATGCCCGTCTCAGACCACTCTATGAACGTCTGCATGAGGGTGGAGCTCTACGGCTGTGAATGGCTCG ACGGTTTGGTGTCCTACAACGCTCCAGCAGGAGAACAGATGAGTCTAGAGGGACAGCCTGTCCACTTCAACGACTCGGTGTACGACGGAGCCGTCATCTACAG TATGACGGAGGGCCTGGGCCAGCTGACTGATGGGATGTGTGGATTAGATGACTTCACCCACAGCCACGTCTACAATGTGTGGCCTGGCTACGACTACGTAGGTTGGACCAACGAGAGCTTCCCCAACGGATACGTGGAGATCATGTTCGAGTTCGACCGCACACGCAACTTCACCACCATGaag gtgcACTGTAACAACATGTTCATGCAGCATATCAAGGCATTCCGCCAGGTGGTGTGTTACTTCCGTTCCGAGGCTGACTGGGAGGCCACGCCCCTTTCCTTCAGCCCTGTGGTGGACGACGTCAATCCCAGCGCCCGATTCATCACTGTCTCTCTGGCCAATCACATGGCCAGTGCTATGAAGTGCCATTTCTACTTCGCTGACGCCTGGATGATGTTTAGCGAAATCACCTTCCAGTCAG ACACAGCCATGTACAATACTACCCTGGCTCCACCCAAGACTGGCAGTGGCCCCCCCACCAGCACTCAACCAG GGGATGACCCCACCCACAAAATAGACGACAGCAACACcagaattctgattggctgcctgGTGGCCATCATCTTTATCCTCGTTgccatcatcgtcatcatcctcTGGAGGCAGGTCTGGCAAAAGATGCTGGAGAAG GCCTCGCGGCGGATGCTGGACGATGAACTAACTGCTAGTCTGTCACTACAGAGCGAGACATTCGCCTACAGCCACAACAacccttcatcatcatcatcatcgtcagcACCCAGCGAACAGGAGTCTAGCTCCACCTACGAGCGTATCTTCCCCCTGGGCCCTGACTACCAGGAGCCGTCACGACTGATACGCAAGCTACCTGAGTTCTCCCACAGCTCGGAGGAGGCCG CATTGACCAGCACAGTGGTGGCAGTGACAGCCTCCAAGGCTCCCACGGCAACATTTGCCCAGGACGGAGTCCCTCACTATGCCGAGGCAGACATCGTCAACCTGCAGGGCGTAACTGGGGGCAACACGTACGCGGTCCCTGCCCTAACCATGGACCTGCTGTCAGGGAAGGACGTGGCGGTGGAAGAGTTCCCCAGGAAACTGCTCACCTTTAAAGAAAAGCTGGGCGAGGGACAGTTTGGAGAG GTCCACCTGTGTGAGGCAGAGGGCATGCAGGAGTTTATGGATGAGGATTTCTCCTTTGACATCAGTGACAACCAGCCAGTACTGGTGGCTGTTAAGATGCTAAGGGCAGACGCTAACAAAAACGCCAG GAACGACTTCCTGAAGGAGATTAAGATCATGTCTCGTCTGAAGGACCCTAACATCATCCGTCTGCTGGCCGTGTGTATCTGCAGTGACCCCCTCTGCATGATCACAGAGTACATGGAGAATGGAGACCTCAACCAGTTCCTGTCCCGCCATGAACCTGAGGGACAGCTAGCGCTCATCAGCAACGCACCCACTGTCAG CTACAGTAACCTGTGCTACATGGCCACTCAGATTGCCTCAGGGATGAGGTACCTCTCCTCGCTCAACTTTGTCCACAGAGACCTGGCCACGAGGAACTGTCTGGTGGGGAAGAACTACACCATCAAGATCGCTGACTTTGGCATGAGCAGGAACCTGTACAGCGGAGACTACTACCGCATCCAGGGTCGGGCCGTGCTGCCCATACGATGGATGTCCTGGGAGAGCATACTGCTG GGTAAGTTCACCACAGCCAGTGACGTGTGGGCGTTTGGGGTGACTCTGTGGGAGACCCTAACCTTCTGTAACGAGCAGCCTTACTCCCAGCTGACTGACGAACAGGTCATAGAGAACACTGGCGAGTTCTTCAGGGACCAGAAACGACAG GTCTACCTTCCCCAGCCAGTGCTGTGTCCTGACTCTGTGTATAAGATCATGCTGAATTGTTGGAGGAGGAACACCAAGGAGAGGCCTTCCTTCCAGGACATCCACCGAGCACTACTGGAGAGCCAAGCTTAG